In Micromonospora inyonensis, the genomic window AGCCGTTCGCGCCACCCTCGACGTCGTCGCTCCAGGTGGTGGCCCCGCCGCCGGTGACCGAGAAGTCGTCGGCGAACCAGCCACGATCGGCGAACGCGGCGTCGGTGGCGTAGCGCAGCCGCACCTGCACGGTGCTGCCCGCGTACGCGGACAGGTCGACGTAGTCGTGCCGCCAGCCGTGCGAGTCACCGTGCAGGCCGTACTTCTTGCCGCCGTAGTCGGCCATCCGGCCGTTCGGGTCGGCGTAGCCGTCGTTGGTGCTGACCAGGTTGCCGGCCTCGTCGTAGACCTTCAGCTCGGTCCAGGTGGAGCCACCGTTGGTGGACACCTCGACGAAGCCGTAGTCCCAGTCCTCCTCGATGGTGTAGTTGTTCCACATCCAGAACTTCGCGTCCGCGGCGGCCGGTACGGCCACCTCGCGGCTGAGCTTGACGTCCGCCCAGTCCTGGTCGCCGCCGCTGTGCCACATGTTCGCCCCGCTGTGCGGGGTGGCCAGGGTGATCACCTTGTCCGGCAGGTTGACCTTCAGGCCGTCCTTGGCGCCGCGCGGGGTGCGGGAGGTCTGCCCGAGCAGCACCGTCCGGGGGTCCGCGCCGACCGGGATCTCCAGCGGGTCGGCCCAGCCGAGCACCCACTTGTCCCAGATGCCCATGTGGGTGGGGAGCGCCTGGAACACCTCGCCGGCGTGCGAGCCCGAGCTCATCAGGTCCCAGAAGTCGACGTCCGAGTCGGCGTTGCCGGAGGTGTCGTAGAGATCCGGCAGGCCCAGGTCGTGGCCGTACTCGTGGGCGAAGACGCCGACCCCGGCGTCCTCCGGCTGCACGATGTAGTTCGAGACCTGGAGGTTGGTGCCGGGGATGCGGTAGCCGCCGGCCACCGCCGAGGAGTGCGCCCAGATGGCGTACGTGCCCTGCGCGCCGCCGCCCCGGGACTTGCCCTGGCCGGCGTGCACCAGCACCAGGTGGTCGATCACGCCGTCCGGCTCGTTGACGTTGCCGTCACCGTCCCGGTCGCCCTGGTCCTCGATGTCGTAGTCGGCCCAGGGGAAGCTCGGGTCCATCTGCGCCAGCGCGTCCACCGCGTCGGTGGCGAGCCGGCCCGCGCCGAGCGGGTTGTCCGGGTGCCCGTTGTGCGACTGCTCGCGACCGGCCACCCAGTTGCCGTTCTCGTCCTGGAAGCAGCGGGACGCGGCGTACCAGCCCTCCGAGTGCGGCAGCTTGATCCACGGGCTGGCCTGCCCGTCGACCGTGTACGCCCCCTTCGACATCTCCAGGTACATGTTGCGCATGCTGCGGCCGGAGATGTCGATGCCCGGCTTGCCGTCCGGCCCGGTCAGGTCGGTGCGGACCCGCTGGGTGATGCCCTCCGTGCTGTAGAGCATCTTGTTGTAGTGCTCGGGCGAGAAGTTCGGCACCCAGAACGAGTTGTTGTCCTCGTTGGCGTACGAGGCCGGGTTCGGGATGTTGTTGTGCAACGGGCCGTTCTGGACTGTTCCGGGAACGCAGCTCCGGTCACCGAAGACCGTCTTCGGCACCATTGTGCCGGTGAAGTCGTCGTTCGCCTTGTCGTTGAACTCCACCAGCAGGGTCAGCAGCTTGGCGGTCTGTGTCTGCGGAGCCTTCTTGAACTGCCGTGGGCTCTTGCCGGTACGGATCGCCCGAGCCTCGTTGCGCGCCAGCTCACGGGCGGCCAACGGGTTGCCCCGGGCGTACTTGCGGTCGTACGCGCGGGCCGAGTCGACCGCCGGCGCGTGGATGCCGCCGGCACCCTTGACCTCCCGACCCTCGCTGTCCGGCTGGACCGCGGGTTCGGCGTAGTTGATGTAGAACTCGTCCGTGCCGATCTTGGCGCGGATTCCCTCGGCCTGCTCGGCCGAGGCGTTGCCCGGCACGACCAGTGCCGAGGCGGCGAGCGCGATCGCGGGCAGCGCGACGAGCAGACGTCGCCGCGACCCGCGTTGCGGACCAGTTTGGTGCATGCCACTCCAATTCTGGGCATGGGGAGAGAACGCCGGAATCGTCGACGTCGTGCAACGACCGACGTCAACGGGTCCGACGGCGTGAACGTAATTCAGAAATCGACCGGGGGACAGGTCCCCGGGCGCTCTCCACCCGATCAGCCCGCCGGGGCTCACCCGACCGTCCGAACCCGACGGTCCACCTGGCTCGGCGCCGGTGCTTTGGTGGTTGCAGGGGTCCCCTGCTACCGCCTTCCGTGTAGCAGGGGACCCCTGCAACCACCCGGAGGGCGTACTCCGGCGAAAAAGACGGTGGGTGACGGCCCGTGCGGACCATCACCCACCGGAAGGGGTACGCGCAGCGTCAGTCCTCGTCGGACTTCCCGCCACCCATGCCCGAGGAGATCAACTCCATCACCGAGGAGTCCTGGAGCGTGGTCACGTCACCGAGGGACCGGTGCTCCGCCACGTCCCGCAGCAGCCGACGCATGATCTTGCCCGAGCGGGTCTTCGGCAGCTCCGCCACCAGCATGATCTGCCGGGGCTTGGCGATCGGGCCGAGCGTACGGGCCACGTGGTTGCGCAGGTCCGCGATGAGCTGCTCGCCCGCCTCGCCGGAGGTGTCCACGGTGCCGCGCGGGATGGCGAACGCGACGATGGCCTGCCCGGTCGTCGGGTCGGTCGCGCCGACCACCGCCGCCTCCGCCACCGACGGATGCGACACCAGCGCCGACTCGACCTCGGTGGTGGAGATGTTGTGCCCGGAGACCAGCATGACGTCGTCCACCCGGCCGAGCAGCCAGATGTGCCCGTCGTCGTCGCGCTTCGCGCCGTCCCCGGCGAAGTACATGCCCTCGAACCGCGACCAGTACGTCTCGATGAACCGGTTGTCGTCGCCCCAGATGGTCCGCAGCATCGACGGCCACGGCTCGCGCAGCACCAGGTAACCGCCGCCGCCGTTCGGCACCGACTGGCCCTGGTCGTCCACCACGTCCGCGCTGATCCCCGGCAGCGGGGTCATCGCGCTGCCCGGCTTGGCCTCGGTCACCCCCGGCAGCGGTGAGATCATCATCGCCCCGGTCTCGGTCTGCCACCAGGTGTCGACGATGGGCCGCTCACCCCGGCCGACGTGCTGGCGGTACCAGATCCACGCCTCGGGGTTGATCGGCTCGCCCACGCTGCCGAGCAGCCGCAGCGACGACAGGTCGTGCTGCGCCGGGATGCCCTCGCCCCACTTCATCATGGTGCGGATCAGCGTCGGCGCGGTGTAGAGGATGGTCACCCCGTACCGGTCGACGATCTCCCAGAAGCGGCCCTTGTGCGGCGTGTCCGGGGTGCCCTCGTACATCACCTGGGTGGCGCCGTTGGCCAGCGGGCCGTACACGATGTAGGAGTGGCCGGTCACCCAGCCGATGTCGGCGGTGCACCAGTAGACGTCGGTCTCCGGCTTCAGGTCGAACACCGCGTGCGTGGTGTACGCCGTCTGGGTCAGGTAGCCGCCGGTGGTGTGCAGGATGCCTTTCGGGCGGGCGGTGGTGCCGGAGGTGTAGAGGATGAACAGCGGGTGCTCGGCGTCGAACGGCTGGGCGGTGTGCGCGGTCGAGGCAGTCTCCACCGTCTCGTGCCACCAGCGGTCCTTCTCCGACCAGGCGACCTCCTCGCCGGTCCGGCGGACCACCAGCACGTGCTCCACCGACGGGCAGTTCGCCAGCGCCTCGTCCACGGTCGGCTTCAGCGCCGACGGCTTGCCCCGGCGGAAACCACCGTCGGCGGTGATCACCACCTTGGCGCTGGCGTCCTGGATCCGGTTGGTCAGCGCGTCGGCGGAGAAACCTCCGAAGACCACGCTGTGCGTCGCCCCGATCCGGGCGCAGGCCAGCATCGCGACCGCCGCCTCCGGCACCATCGGCAGGTAGATCGCCACCCGGTCACCGGCCACCACGCCCAGGTCGGTCAGGGCGTTCGCCGTCTGACAGGTCAGCCTGTGCAGTTCGGCGTAGGTGATGGTGCGGGTGTCGCCCGGCTCGCCCTCCCAGTGGATGGCGACCCGGTCACCCAGCCCCGCCTCGACGTGCCGGTCCAGGCAGTTGTACGCCACGTTCAACTGGCCGCCGACGAACCACTTCGCGAACGGCGGGTTGGACCAGTCGAGCACCTGGTCCCACTCCTTCGTCCAGGTCAGCCGACGGGCCTGTCGCTCCCAGAAACCGAGCCGGTCGGCCGCGGCCTCGGCGTACGCGTCGGCCTTGACGTTGGCGTTCGCGGCGAGCGCGGCCGGCGGCGGGAACTGCCGCGTCTCGTTCAGCAAATTGGCCAAGGCCTCGCTCATGGGCGTGACTCCTCGTCGCTCGGATGACCTGCGTCTCGTTGCAGAGAGGTTAACTTCGCCGGCCAGCCCCCGCGACTGCCATCGTCACCGACGCGCCCAGCGGCCCATCCGACGCGCCGATCGGCGTGGCCGGCGGGCTGGGGTGGTTGCAGGGGTCCCCTGCTACCGCTTTCTGTCGAGGAAGGGCCCCCTGCAACCACCCCAGCGCCGCGCGACGCACCGCAACCCGACCCGTTGCCGGTCGGCCCGTCCGAGCCGGTCGCTAGCGTGGGCGGGTGACCTCCGACCCGCTCGCCCCGCTCCTCACGCTCGCCGACGTCGGACCCGCCGTCGAGCGCGCCCGCGACCACGTCGACCAGGCGATGCGGCACCGCGCGCTGCGCCGGCACGGCGGGCAGGTCGCCGCCGAGGTGAGCCTGCGGTCCGCGGTGGCCAGCGCCGCCCTCGAGGGGTACGCCCACGAGCGCGAGGCGGTCCGGGCCGGCACGGTCACCGACCCGGTGCTCCAGGGGGCGCTGCGGGTGGCCGGGGCGCTGCCAGGACTGACCGAACGCTGGTCGAGGGCGCCCAGGCAGGTGCTGGCGAGGCTGCACGTGCTCGCCGCCCGGGACGTGGTGGCCGAGGAGGAACTGGGGCGGCCGGTCGCCGACCCGGTGGTCGGGGCCCGGCTGGACGGCCTGGCCGGGTTGGTCGCCGGGGGCACGAAGGCCCCGCCGCTGCTGCTCGCCGCCGTGGTGCACGGAGAGCTGCTGGCGCTCCGGCCGTTCGCCGGCCCGTCGGGTGTGGTGGCCCGCGCCGCTGCCCGACTGGTGCTCATGTCGACCGGCCTGGACCCACGTGGCCTGGTGGCGGTGGACGTCGGGCACCGCGAGCGGGAGCCCGAGTACGTCGGCTCGGCCGGAGCCTTCGCCACCGGCACCCCGGACGGGCTACGGTCCTGGCTGCGCCACTACACGACCGCCATCGAGGTCGCCGCCGACCAGCTCACCCTCGTCGGCGACGAGATCCTCGCCGCTTCCTGAACCGCCGTGCCGCCGCCGGCCGGGCCTGAGAAGGTGCGGGTCGCGGGTGTGCGGGGGCGCGTGACCGGTCAGGCGACCGGGGCGATGCGGGTGCGGCGGTGCCGGCCGTACCAGGCGATGCCGATGGCGACCCCCACGCCGACGCCGAGCGCGGCGGCGGCCACCGGAACCCCCGGGCGCTCCCGCAGGCGGCGGCCCAGCGGGATCGGGTGCCGGAACTCCAGCACCGGCCAGGAGTTCTCGGTGGCCAGCCTGCGCAGCTGTCGGTCGGGGTTCACCACCGTGGGATGCCCGACGCACTCCAACAGGGGCCGGTCACTGTACGAGTCGGAGTACGCGTACGACTCGGCCAGGTCGTAGCCCCGCTTCGTGGCCAGCTCGCCGACCGCGTCGACCTTGCTCGGACCGGCGGCGTAGAACTCGACCTCGCCGCTGTACCGGCCGTCCTGTACCGCCATGCGGGTGGCGATCACGTCGGTGACGCCGAGCAGTTCCCCGATCGGACGGACCATCTCCTCGCCGGAGGCGGAGACCAGGACGACGTCCCGGCCGGCGGCCTGGTGCTCCTCGATGAGGGCGGCTGCCTCGGCGTACACGTAAGGATTGATCAGCTCGTGGAGTGTCTCCGCGACGATCTGCCGGACCTGTTCCACCTGCCAGCCCTTGCAGAGGGTCGCCAGGTAGTCCCGGGTGCGGGCCATGGTCTGCTCGTCGGTGCCGCCGAGCCGGAACATGAGCTGGGCGTACGCGGACTTGACCACGTCCCGACGGGTGATCAGGCCGTCCCGGTAGAACGGCCGACCGAACGCCAGGGCACTTGACTTGGCGATGACGGTCTTGTCCAGATCGAAGAAAGCGGCACCTCGGCCCACGGCGCGAAAGTCTAGCCCGATGGTCTAGGGTCGGCGGGTGCCCGGGGGTGGCGAAGCTCACTCACCTGCGAACATGCTTCGAAGCCCCTCGATCGGAGTGATCACGGCCACACCCCGTAGGCATAATTTCGCAGGGAGTGGAGGTTGCGCCACTCGACGTGAGCAGGTCTGCTACGGCATGCTTGTACTTGCGACGACTTTTCGCATGTGTACAACAACACGGACCCTCGGCGGTTGCACCCCCCGTAACCGCTGAGCGAGTTCGGCTCAATCCCCCCCGGAGCCGAACTCCCCGACGACCCCCGTCTCCCCCCGACGGGGGTCGTCCCTTTTTCCGCTCCGGTTCACGTTCCTGGTCAGCGCCACCTTCTGCCCCCGATCCACGCTCCTGAGACGGCGTGAGAGGCCGGAAAGTCAGCAGATCGTCAGCGAAGGTCTGCCGGACCCGGTCGGCGTAGCCGTCGGGCGTGTGGGTGTACCGGTCGAGGGTCGTCGACGCCTGCTCGTGCCCCATCACCCGCTGGACGATGTTGATCGGTACCCCGTCGGTAACGAGCCACGTCGCGTACGAGTGCCGCAGGTCGTGGAAGCGCAGCCCGCCATACGCCGCCGCCGCTACCTGGGCCACGGCCGCCGCCTCGCTGGGAAACTCCGCCTGGTGCTCGGCGCCGGCCCGGTCGGGCCACTGCGCCACCCACCGGCCCGGCCCGATCTCGGCCACCCGACCGAGCAGCCCCGCCCGCACCAGGGACGGCAACCACACCCGCCGCCGGAAGTTCGACCGGCGTTGTGGCCCGCCGTCCCGATCGGCGAAGATCAACGCCCGCCCGTCCGGGTCGGTCGCCCCGCGCCGCTGGCGCAACGCGTCCGCCAGGAACCCCGGCAGCGGCACCGTCCGCAGTCCCGCCCGGCTCTTCGGGTACGTCCGAAGCATGATCCCGGAGTGTGTCTCGATCGCCACCTGGACGACCCGCAGGACCCCCTGATCCAGGTCGACGGCGGACCAGGCCAGGCCGGCGCACTCACCCCAGCGCAGTCCCGCCCCGGCGGCGGCGCAGACGATCGCCCGGTGCTCTGCCGGAACAGCGGGAAGCAGCCGACCGAGGAAGGTCTCCCGACTGATCGTGCTCGGCCGCGCCTCACCTGTGGGGCGAGTCGGCGTTGCAGCTCGACCGCTCCGGCGTACTGGACGTTCCAGCCGGCGGCCCGGCGGACGTTCTGCCACCACCGGTCGAGGACACGCGCGAAGTGGATCGCGTCGAGAGCGGCGCGACGGTAGTCGTAGCTGGTCGGATCGACCGGGGTGCCGAGGAGGTCATCGTGTGGCCCATGCCGCTGCCCGCACTCGCACGGCGCGACGTAGGCGCCCCGCCGGATGTGGGAGTGCACCGGCCCGTGCGAGCCGAGCGTCAGCGTGACCAGCATCGACGGCCGGTGGGTCTTGCCGGACCGCCCGGAGTAGGCCCGGCCGACGGTGCGCGGGTCGACGGGCAGCCGGGGCAGGTCGGGTGAGTCCTGCCGCCGTCGGGTCGACCGCTTCCGGCGTGGCCGCTCGTCGCGATCCTTCGGCGTCAGGTGACCACGGAGGCTGGTTTCGGCGAGTGCCTCGTCCAGTTCGGCTATCGCGGCGTCGACGTCGGCGATCTGCGCGGCCCGCTGGTCGGGGTGCATCGGCTGGTAGTTCAACGCCTCACGTTCGAACTCCAGATGCGCCCGCACGCGGACCAGGGCGAGCGCGTCCTCACCGGGCCGGTCGGGTTGTACGGCGGGTTCGTCGGCGAGGTGCCAGC contains:
- the acs gene encoding acetate--CoA ligase; translation: MSEALANLLNETRQFPPPAALAANANVKADAYAEAAADRLGFWERQARRLTWTKEWDQVLDWSNPPFAKWFVGGQLNVAYNCLDRHVEAGLGDRVAIHWEGEPGDTRTITYAELHRLTCQTANALTDLGVVAGDRVAIYLPMVPEAAVAMLACARIGATHSVVFGGFSADALTNRIQDASAKVVITADGGFRRGKPSALKPTVDEALANCPSVEHVLVVRRTGEEVAWSEKDRWWHETVETASTAHTAQPFDAEHPLFILYTSGTTARPKGILHTTGGYLTQTAYTTHAVFDLKPETDVYWCTADIGWVTGHSYIVYGPLANGATQVMYEGTPDTPHKGRFWEIVDRYGVTILYTAPTLIRTMMKWGEGIPAQHDLSSLRLLGSVGEPINPEAWIWYRQHVGRGERPIVDTWWQTETGAMMISPLPGVTEAKPGSAMTPLPGISADVVDDQGQSVPNGGGGYLVLREPWPSMLRTIWGDDNRFIETYWSRFEGMYFAGDGAKRDDDGHIWLLGRVDDVMLVSGHNISTTEVESALVSHPSVAEAAVVGATDPTTGQAIVAFAIPRGTVDTSGEAGEQLIADLRNHVARTLGPIAKPRQIMLVAELPKTRSGKIMRRLLRDVAEHRSLGDVTTLQDSSVMELISSGMGGGKSDED
- a CDS encoding immune inhibitor A domain-containing protein — translated: MHQTGPQRGSRRRLLVALPAIALAASALVVPGNASAEQAEGIRAKIGTDEFYINYAEPAVQPDSEGREVKGAGGIHAPAVDSARAYDRKYARGNPLAARELARNEARAIRTGKSPRQFKKAPQTQTAKLLTLLVEFNDKANDDFTGTMVPKTVFGDRSCVPGTVQNGPLHNNIPNPASYANEDNNSFWVPNFSPEHYNKMLYSTEGITQRVRTDLTGPDGKPGIDISGRSMRNMYLEMSKGAYTVDGQASPWIKLPHSEGWYAASRCFQDENGNWVAGREQSHNGHPDNPLGAGRLATDAVDALAQMDPSFPWADYDIEDQGDRDGDGNVNEPDGVIDHLVLVHAGQGKSRGGGAQGTYAIWAHSSAVAGGYRIPGTNLQVSNYIVQPEDAGVGVFAHEYGHDLGLPDLYDTSGNADSDVDFWDLMSSGSHAGEVFQALPTHMGIWDKWVLGWADPLEIPVGADPRTVLLGQTSRTPRGAKDGLKVNLPDKVITLATPHSGANMWHSGGDQDWADVKLSREVAVPAAADAKFWMWNNYTIEEDWDYGFVEVSTNGGSTWTELKVYDEAGNLVSTNDGYADPNGRMADYGGKKYGLHGDSHGWRHDYVDLSAYAGSTVQVRLRYATDAAFADRGWFADDFSVTGGGATTWSDDVEGGANGWTQTGGSFTDTTGGGWRIDTGTRVQAHYYLAEWRNLDGFDKGLKYTYDTVYSNEAWKVDRIAYNAPGMLVWYRDTTLGDINHVTAQMTALPSYGAKGGLLIVDSHFDPLRRTGEAAVKDPSTLDNLPSRPQSSNAAFGLRPTSPFTECLEATGEPYSEYCTSFPSQPAVRGFTDAKGWYPGIEVRNGSQLFARDNDASVVVPSRDGTPYTTRVVNPDGTPATGLYGQDLGFTILGTGNPGDQGVSYGVSITIKRTARDNTYASVYVTPATR
- a CDS encoding site-specific integrase → MVAERPPGRRLERPVRRSGRAATPTRPTGEARPSTISRETFLGRLLPAVPAEHRAIVCAAAGAGLRWGECAGLAWSAVDLDQGVLRVVQVAIETHSGIMLRTYPKSRAGLRTVPLPGFLADALRQRRGATDPDGRALIFADRDGGPQRRSNFRRRVWLPSLVRAGLLGRVAEIGPGRWVAQWPDRAGAEHQAEFPSEAAAVAQVAAAAYGGLRFHDLRHSYATWLVTDGVPINIVQRVMGHEQASTTLDRYTHTPDGYADRVRQTFADDLLTFRPLTPSQERGSGAEGGADQEREPERKKGRPPSGGDGGRRGVRLRGGLSRTRSAVTGGATAEGPCCCTHAKSRRKYKHAVADLLTSSGATSTPCEIMPTGCGRDHSDRGASKHVRR
- a CDS encoding oxidoreductase, which gives rise to MTSDPLAPLLTLADVGPAVERARDHVDQAMRHRALRRHGGQVAAEVSLRSAVASAALEGYAHEREAVRAGTVTDPVLQGALRVAGALPGLTERWSRAPRQVLARLHVLAARDVVAEEELGRPVADPVVGARLDGLAGLVAGGTKAPPLLLAAVVHGELLALRPFAGPSGVVARAAARLVLMSTGLDPRGLVAVDVGHREREPEYVGSAGAFATGTPDGLRSWLRHYTTAIEVAADQLTLVGDEILAAS
- a CDS encoding HAD family hydrolase, with product MGRGAAFFDLDKTVIAKSSALAFGRPFYRDGLITRRDVVKSAYAQLMFRLGGTDEQTMARTRDYLATLCKGWQVEQVRQIVAETLHELINPYVYAEAAALIEEHQAAGRDVVLVSASGEEMVRPIGELLGVTDVIATRMAVQDGRYSGEVEFYAAGPSKVDAVGELATKRGYDLAESYAYSDSYSDRPLLECVGHPTVVNPDRQLRRLATENSWPVLEFRHPIPLGRRLRERPGVPVAAAALGVGVGVAIGIAWYGRHRRTRIAPVA